The Deltaproteobacteria bacterium genome includes the window ATAAGAATTTATTCGGTTAAACAAAATCTTCTTTAGATTGTAAGTATTTTCAACATTTTGCGGTATTTTGGGGGGGTTGGAGAATTGAAAACTTTCTTGCGCATGGTTATAGATGGTCGGTTGAAATTAGATTCGCAGGGAAAACCTCACGGTGATATGAACCTGTCCGCTGGCTATGAATACCTTGTCCGTTTTTTGACCACTCCAGCTTGATCAGGTCGATACGGTTCAGGTCGCTGACGCCGAGGTGGTATTTTTTATCGGCCACGGTGATATGAATGGGAGGAACATCGAGCGCCCGGTCCTCGCCGAAATAGGCGGTGCGTTTCACCTGCAGGAGGCGGGCGCCTACCGCGTCCACAGCTACAGGATCCGTCCCCACGATCAATCCTTTATAAGGCCAGACATACCGCCGATCAAAAAAATGGGCCCCTCTTCCATAAAATTGAGGTTGGAGGGCGCTGAGGATATTCAAACGGGTCTTTCCTTGCACAAGGGGATAAGTCCAGATCTTGCCCAGGTCGGAGCAGGCCTCACCATGATAGGCCGATGGATCCGGTACGAACATAATGTAATTTTTCAAACAGCTGCCAACACCTGACCAGTGATGGGTTCTCACCGGGCGCACATTGACCAAGGCCGTGGAATTCAGGAAAACGGGATTGTGTAAAACCCCGCGATCGTCGATGGCTATGTTTTTTTCGGCGACTCCCACATCCAGCAGGCGTTTCCGGATGGCTACTTCCAATTCTTTTGGAGTGGGCATTTTATACCAAGCATTACTTTTAATGCCCACCACGTCCGACCTTTTGACAAGTCGATGCCAGGCCTGAAGGGTTTCGCTCTCTGCCAATAGGGCCCTGAGGGCTTCATCCAGCATGTTGCGAAGAATTTCCCCGTGAACTTTTCCGCCTACCGTCAAAACCTCGGCATTTCGAATCAGGACGACCTTGGCCTTTTGCTCCGCTTGGGCCATGGCTGAAATCCCTGAATGAAAGGCTACCGTCAGGGCAACTCCGGCTGTTCCCCGAAGAAAATCCCTGCGCGTAATGACTCGTGGTTCTTTCATATCCCCTTCCCTTTTAACTTTGCTTCGGTGGCCTTGAGCAATTCATCCGCATCCGCCAAGGCTGGAGCTCCGAAAACGGCCAGGATGAATTCCTTTTGCCTCTTGGCCATTGTCCATTTGCGGTCTTCGGTTTGCAAAAAGCCCTTTTCTGTCGCTTCAGGCATGTAAGCCTTTTTAAAACTCTGTAAAGCATCTTCAGCCTGCTTTTCCGTCGGATATTGAATCAGGAGCAGATGGACCTTATGGGTACCGCGCAAGTATTGGGCGAGAACGGCTTCGGCTTGCGGGTTTAAGTGCAAAATATTTTGGTTGGCAATATAATAACGCTGGTTTAAAAGGACATGGTTTCGGAGATAACGGATACTCTTTTGAATAAGCCCAACCTGCGTATCGGGTAGGTAAGTGATCAGTTTTGGTGCCGGGCCGCTCTTCGGGATGGCCTGGGCCACTTCTTTTC containing:
- a CDS encoding DUF362 domain-containing protein; translation: MKEPRVITRRDFLRGTAGVALTVAFHSGISAMAQAEQKAKVVLIRNAEVLTVGGKVHGEILRNMLDEALRALLAESETLQAWHRLVKRSDVVGIKSNAWYKMPTPKELEVAIRKRLLDVGVAEKNIAIDDRGVLHNPVFLNSTALVNVRPVRTHHWSGVGSCLKNYIMFVPDPSAYHGEACSDLGKIWTYPLVQGKTRLNILSALQPQFYGRGAHFFDRRYVWPYKGLIVGTDPVAVDAVGARLLQVKRTAYFGEDRALDVPPIHITVADKKYHLGVSDLNRIDLIKLEWSKNGQGIHSQRTGSYHREVFPANLISTDHL